A genomic segment from Aspergillus puulaauensis MK2 DNA, chromosome 1, nearly complete sequence encodes:
- a CDS encoding uncharacterized protein (COG:S;~EggNog:ENOG410PZGQ;~TransMembrane:1 (o75-95i);~antiSMASH:Cluster_1.7): MPPPPLNLNLNLQPPPSDSPLNNNNLNTDTNTDTSILPLIKPRADSSETANHITHNAISIPSTYGRTSNPPNPGVIVGATLGAVAGFLLLLYLLYLGLTSGRRFSASTIGATSTTPSEIVDVGFRNRGARSGYGGPGGRRRREDEVIVEESLTSRSRTDGGGVVEVEEEESVIDPPPSSRYRSRSRSSRSSSRTRSDRYRRHRGGGGVRGVDPMAYGGGSEFSERS; encoded by the coding sequence ATGCCGCCTCCACCACTCAATCTgaacctcaacctccaacccccTCCTTCCGACTCCcctctcaacaacaacaacctcaacaccgataccaacaccgacaccagCATCCTCCCTTTAATAAAACCCCGCGCCGATTCCTCCGAAACAGCAAACCACATCACCCACaacgccatctccatcccctccacCTACGGCCGCACCTCCAACCCGCCCAACCCAGGCGTAATCGTCGGCGCAACCCTCGGCGCTGTCGccggcttcctcctcctgctctaCCTGCTCTATCTCGGCCTCACATCCGGGCGGCGCTTCAGCGCATCCACAATCGGCGCTACATCGACAACGCCGTCTGAGATTGTAGACGTGGGGTTCCGAAACCGCGGCGCGCGCTCTGGATACGGGGGACCTGGCGGCCGACGGCGCAGGGAGGACGAGGTTATTGTTGAGGAGAGTTTGACGAGTCGCTCGAGGACGGATGGGGGCGGGGTTgtggaggttgaggaggaggagagcgTGATTGATCCGCCGCCGAGTTCGAGATATCGGTCTAGGAGTCGGAGTAGTAGGAGTTCGTCGCGGACGAGGAGTGATCGGTATCGAAGGCATcgagggggtggaggggtgAGGGGGGTGGATCCGATGGCTTATGGGGGAGGGAGCGAGTTTAGTGAACGGTCTTGA
- a CDS encoding uncharacterized protein (COG:S;~EggNog:ENOG410Q2NZ;~InterPro:IPR028144;~PFAM:PF12734;~antiSMASH:Cluster_1.7): MSYNKPDGPPPSYPAPVHDPYGQPTPPPGASQDYYGGSPPPQGYGSPPPQGYGYPQQGGYPPQQQPMYYPPQQGYPQQQGYYADDRGGRGGGSGGGICAGILAAMACCCCLDILF, translated from the exons ATGTCCTACAATAAGCCG GACGGTCCGCCTCCTTCCTACCCTGCCCCGGTCCACGATCCCTACGGCCAACCCACTCCTCCGCCCGGCGCTTCGCAAGACTACTACGGTGGCTCTCCTCCCCCGCAAGGCTATGGCTCTCCTCCCCCACAAGGATACGGATACCCTCAGCAGGGCGGATacccgccgcagcaacaacctaTGTACTATCCCCCTCAGCAGGGCTACCCGCAACAGCAGGGTTACTATGCTGACGACCGcggcggccgtggcggcgGATCCGGCGGGGGTATCTGCGCTGGTATTCTAGCGGCTatggcttgctgctgctgtttggATATTCTGTTCTAG
- the bfr1 gene encoding putative nuclear segregation protein (Bfr1) (BUSCO:EOG09264HOY;~COG:S;~EggNog:ENOG410PGA2;~InterPro:IPR039604;~antiSMASH:Cluster_1.7), with protein sequence MAAAVKSDVASEPKVRPTRPDEDTYKANLAQAEKEHSAVQEKLNQVKAKIETAKPNNQDSPTAKRQQELRAELSSIRQKQQGFKASRTSTQEKINGIDATLKARIAEQNNSRTRMSFKNVEEMDREISRLEKQVDSGTLRLVEEKKILADVSSMRKQRKNFASLDDAQKVIDDLKAQIATLKKTLDNPEAKALSDKYTEIQKELDAIKAEQDGVFKNLNALRDERTKLHGEQQTKWAAIREVKDNYYKARKAYKEYEDEAWKVRREKQKAQREAFDREKKRKIADKKLEEASRPAYTDEILVAQGLVRHFNPAYDFAALGLSEKKDETPAFRAEVGRKVDDSGIKGMKVLKKDEDEYFVGTGGKKGKKGKKGSANGTPAAATPTETKFNMNVGIIEDFAKVKIDPPMNQSDVPAVVEKLAAKITEWKKDQSAKTTENINKAKEEISRLDAEESAATETNGKTNGKTGEKDAAAEAADDLQKASLEEKA encoded by the exons ATGGCCGCTGCGGTCAAGTCCGATGTGGCCTCTGAGCCCAAGGTGAGGCCTACTCGGCCTGATGAGGATACGTACAAGGCCAATCTCGCCCAGGCCGAGAAGGAACACTCTGCTGTTCAGGAGAAATTG AACCAAGTCAAGGCCAAGATCGAAACCGCCAAGCCCAACAACCAGGACTCGCCTACCGCAAAGAGACAGCAGGAGCTCCGTGCTGAGCTGTCCTCGATTcgccagaagcagcagggATTCAAGGCCTCGCGAACGAGCACTCAGGAGAAGATCAATGGCATCGATGCGACACTCAAGGCCCGCATTGCGGAGCAGAACAACTCCCGCACCCGCATGTCTTTTAAGAAcgtcgaggagatggaccGTGAAATTTCCCGTCTGGAGAAACAGGTCGACTCTGGTACCCTCCgcctggtggaggagaagaagattctCGCCGATGTTTCTAGCATGCGCAAGCAGCGCAAGAACTtcgccagcctcgacgaTGCCCAGAAGGTGATCGACGACCTCAAGGCCCAGATTGCTACCCTCAAGAAGACCCTCGACAACCCCGAGGCCAAGGCTCTGAGCGACAAGTACACGGAGATCCAGAAGGAACTCGATGCGATCAAGGCGGAGCAAGATGGTGTTTTCAAGAACTTGAATGCGCTGCGTGACGAGCGCACCAAGCTCCATGGTGAGCAGCAGACGAAGTGGGCTGCCATCCGTGAGGTCAAGGACAACTACTACAAGGCCCGCAAGGCCTACAAGGAGTATGAGGATGAGGCCTGGAAAGTCCGCCgggagaagcaaaaggctCAGCGCGAAGCTTTCGATcgcgagaagaagcggaagattgccgacaagaagctggaagaggccTCTCGCCCTGCTTACACTGATGAGATTCTGGTCGCCCAGGGTCTTGTCCGTCACTTCAACCCAGCCTACGACTTCGCCGCCCTTGGCCTCAGCGAAAAGAAGGACGAAACCCCCGCTTTCCGTGCCGAGGTTGGCCGCAAGGTCGATGACTCTGGCATCAAGGGCATGAAGGTtctgaagaaggacgaggacgaaTACTTTGTCGGCACCGGTGGaaagaagggcaagaaggGTAAGAAGGGCAGTGCCAATGGcacccctgctgctgccacgCCTACGGAGACCAAGTTCAACATGAACGTTGGTATCATTGAGGACTTCGCCAAGGTCAAGATCGACCCTCCTATGAACCAGTCCGACGTCCCCGCTGTGGTTGAGAAGCTTGCGGCCAAGATCACCGAATGGAAGAAGGACCAGTCCGCTAAGACTACCGAG AACATCAACAAGGCCAAGGAAGAGATTTCCCGCCTCGATGCGGAAGAGAGCGCTGCCACCGAGACCAACGGCAAGACCAACGGCAAGACCGGCGAGAAGGACGCGGCTGCAGAGGCGGCCGACGACCTTCAGAAGGCCTCCCTAGAGGAGAAGGCTTAA